Proteins co-encoded in one Bradyrhizobium sp. 170 genomic window:
- a CDS encoding GH1 family beta-glucosidase, translating to MFGKFSRRNFAKLAGLSALGIAAAPAHAAAQAAAERPAPASFPKDFVWGTATSSYQIEGAVNEDGRGRSIWDTFAHTPGKIEDGTTGDRANEHYIRYKEDIGLIRELGAKAYRFSIAWPRVFPEGTGKPNPNGLDFYDRLIDELLKHGIEPYATLYHWDLPQALEDRVGGWRSSETSKAFGDYAGHVAARITDRVRSIFTINEAGRFVNFGYGWGIDAPGLKLPDADVNQVRHHVALAHGLAVQAVRAHGRAGTRVGPAENIAACVPAFDTSDNVRAAEIATRELNSGFLGVILEGKYTDGFLQYAGKDAPKFTADELKIISSPNDFVGLNIYAPQFYIAASDKAPGWRVLPFPASFPHMNSDWLRVGPETIYWAPRLAAKVWNIETIYISENGTSSEDKLRDDGQVYDLDRIMYLRNYLRQLQRATSEGVPVRGYFLWSLMDNFEWIYGYKQRFGLYHVDFETQRRTPKLSVAFYRDVVARNAIGV from the coding sequence ATGTTCGGAAAATTCTCGCGCCGGAATTTTGCAAAGCTTGCAGGCTTGTCCGCGCTCGGCATCGCGGCTGCGCCGGCCCACGCCGCCGCGCAAGCAGCAGCCGAGCGGCCCGCGCCTGCGAGCTTTCCGAAAGATTTCGTGTGGGGCACCGCCACGTCGTCCTATCAGATCGAAGGTGCCGTCAACGAAGACGGCCGCGGCCGCTCGATCTGGGATACGTTTGCCCACACGCCCGGCAAGATCGAGGACGGCACCACGGGAGACCGCGCCAACGAACACTACATCAGGTACAAGGAAGACATCGGCCTGATCCGCGAGCTCGGCGCCAAGGCCTACCGGTTTTCGATCGCGTGGCCGCGGGTGTTTCCGGAAGGAACGGGTAAGCCGAACCCCAACGGCCTCGACTTCTACGACCGTCTCATCGACGAGTTGCTGAAGCACGGCATCGAGCCATACGCGACGCTCTATCACTGGGATCTGCCGCAGGCGCTCGAGGACAGGGTGGGCGGTTGGCGATCCAGCGAAACGTCGAAAGCATTCGGGGATTATGCCGGCCACGTGGCGGCGCGTATCACTGATCGGGTCAGATCGATCTTCACGATCAACGAAGCCGGAAGGTTCGTGAATTTCGGCTATGGATGGGGCATCGATGCCCCCGGCCTCAAACTGCCGGACGCCGACGTCAACCAGGTCCGCCACCATGTGGCGCTGGCGCACGGCCTCGCCGTGCAGGCGGTCCGCGCGCATGGGCGCGCGGGCACCAGAGTGGGTCCGGCCGAAAACATCGCGGCCTGCGTGCCGGCATTCGACACATCAGACAATGTGCGCGCGGCCGAGATAGCGACGCGCGAACTCAACTCCGGCTTCCTCGGCGTCATACTGGAAGGCAAATACACGGACGGATTTCTTCAATACGCCGGCAAGGACGCGCCGAAATTTACCGCCGACGAACTGAAGATCATTTCCTCGCCCAATGATTTCGTCGGCCTCAACATCTACGCGCCGCAATTCTACATCGCCGCGTCCGACAAGGCGCCGGGCTGGCGCGTGTTGCCTTTTCCGGCCTCATTCCCGCACATGAATTCCGACTGGCTCAGGGTCGGCCCGGAGACGATCTACTGGGCGCCGCGTCTGGCGGCAAAGGTCTGGAACATCGAGACGATCTACATCAGCGAGAACGGCACGTCGTCGGAAGACAAACTCCGTGACGATGGCCAGGTCTACGACCTCGATCGCATCATGTACCTGCGCAATTATCTCAGGCAATTGCAGCGCGCGACGTCAGAGGGGGTGCCGGTCCGCGGCTATTTCCTCTGGAGCCTGATGGACAATTTCGAATGGATCTACGGCTATAAGCAGCGCTTCGGGCTTTACCACGTCGACTTCGAGACGCAGCGCCGGACGCCGAAACTGAGCGTCGCCTTCTATCGCGACGTGGTGGCGCGGAATGCGATCGGCGTCTGA
- a CDS encoding glycoside hydrolase family 16 protein, whose protein sequence is MFAPVPSFAQADLAGATAKLTLQVATAMLGEKCRRIEAPEPASLASVSLHRTFHDDFDAHPLLDERWASHYAGGAAWPEARYWGGDGSDFRRKTSYNGEQQIYVDPRYGGRETTPLGLDPFKVSDGVLSITASRTPPSLKTVLFNNEYISGILTTQSRFAQKYGYFEMRAKVPVGIGVWPAFWMLADDGGWPPEVDIMEGRGQRPGDIVMTTHWRIPETQRVERCGFDFRVPDAPTVFHDYGVLWQPDRITYFIDRQPVSEIKVPVGFGVPMYMIVNLAMGSKTFEGVGFVDGESPNIVAFEIDRISAYQIDER, encoded by the coding sequence ATGTTCGCCCCTGTGCCGTCGTTCGCGCAAGCCGATCTCGCCGGTGCGACCGCCAAGCTCACGCTGCAGGTCGCGACCGCCATGCTCGGCGAAAAATGCCGCCGCATCGAGGCGCCGGAACCCGCGTCGCTTGCTTCGGTATCACTGCACCGAACCTTCCACGATGATTTCGACGCCCATCCGCTGCTGGATGAAAGATGGGCGTCGCATTACGCCGGCGGCGCCGCCTGGCCGGAAGCGCGCTATTGGGGCGGCGACGGCTCCGACTTCAGGCGCAAGACCAGTTATAATGGCGAGCAGCAGATCTATGTCGATCCGCGCTATGGCGGGCGGGAAACAACGCCGCTCGGCCTCGATCCGTTCAAGGTCAGCGACGGCGTTCTCTCGATCACAGCCAGCCGCACCCCGCCGTCGCTGAAGACCGTTCTCTTCAACAATGAATATATCTCGGGCATCCTGACGACCCAGAGCCGGTTTGCCCAGAAGTACGGCTACTTCGAAATGCGCGCCAAGGTACCGGTCGGCATCGGCGTGTGGCCGGCGTTCTGGATGCTCGCCGATGACGGCGGCTGGCCGCCGGAGGTCGATATCATGGAGGGCCGCGGGCAGCGGCCGGGCGACATCGTGATGACGACGCATTGGCGGATACCGGAGACGCAGCGCGTGGAACGCTGCGGGTTCGACTTCCGGGTGCCGGACGCCCCGACCGTCTTTCACGATTATGGCGTGCTGTGGCAGCCGGATCGCATCACCTATTTCATCGACCGCCAGCCGGTCTCCGAGATCAAGGTCCCCGTCGGCTTCGGCGTGCCCATGTACATGATCGTCAACCTCGCCATGGGCTCGAAGACTTTCGAGGGCGTGGGATTCGTCGATGGTGAATCTCCCAATATTGTCGCATTCGAGATCGACAGGATATCCGCCTACCAGATCGACGAACGCTGA
- a CDS encoding HD domain-containing phosphohydrolase, with translation MLVYFVTDEPTKLPAIRAMLEPQHAVVPWVLGGDGTGIRSHGVLMVDIDLRQMTRVDQLKFILQDLGGIPEKLFVVHNLSRSMVAQAYALGATAIISRPKEAILKVAQIEAAETAEEDNAADPTPEMDEGVAAFASMFSNVRRGKPLNLVDAKRATSKIITRVGQDGLSTWLDEVRRYHEGTFQHCLLVTGVAVAFGLDVGFSGGDVSRLGMAATLHDIGKARIPLSILDKPGRLDPEEEEIIRRHPVIGYDLLKGVSGISPEILDGVRHHHEYLDGSGYPDGLAASQISDLVRLLTISDIFAALVESRPYRPPMARQDAYQILCGMEGKLEGALVKAFRKVALAG, from the coding sequence ATGCTCGTCTATTTTGTCACAGACGAACCGACGAAGTTACCGGCGATCCGCGCGATGCTCGAACCGCAACACGCCGTGGTCCCCTGGGTGCTGGGCGGCGACGGCACCGGGATCAGGTCGCATGGCGTGCTGATGGTCGACATCGACCTGCGGCAGATGACCCGTGTCGATCAGCTCAAGTTCATTTTGCAAGACCTTGGCGGCATTCCCGAGAAGCTGTTCGTCGTTCACAATCTCTCCCGTTCGATGGTTGCGCAGGCCTATGCGCTCGGCGCAACCGCGATCATTTCACGCCCCAAGGAAGCCATTCTCAAGGTCGCGCAGATCGAAGCGGCGGAAACCGCCGAGGAAGATAACGCTGCAGATCCGACACCGGAGATGGACGAAGGCGTGGCAGCCTTCGCCTCGATGTTTTCGAACGTGCGCCGTGGCAAGCCACTGAACCTTGTCGATGCGAAGCGTGCGACGTCGAAGATCATCACCCGCGTCGGGCAGGATGGACTTTCGACGTGGCTCGACGAGGTGCGTCGCTATCACGAGGGCACGTTTCAGCATTGCCTGCTTGTAACCGGTGTTGCGGTCGCCTTCGGGCTGGATGTCGGATTCTCCGGCGGGGACGTCTCGCGGCTCGGAATGGCGGCGACCCTCCACGACATCGGGAAGGCGCGCATTCCGCTATCGATCCTGGACAAGCCAGGACGCCTCGACCCCGAGGAGGAGGAGATCATCCGGCGCCATCCCGTGATCGGATATGACCTGTTGAAGGGCGTATCGGGCATCAGTCCGGAAATTCTGGATGGCGTGAGGCATCATCACGAATATCTTGACGGCTCCGGCTATCCGGATGGACTGGCGGCCTCGCAGATTTCCGATCTGGTCAGATTGCTGACGATCTCGGATATCTTCGCAGCACTTGTCGAATCCAGGCCATACCGGCCGCCAATGGCCCGGCAGGACGCCTACCAGATCCTCTGCGGCATGGAGGGCAAGCTGGAGGGCGCGCTGGTCAAGGCGTTCCGGAAAGTGGCACTGGCGGGGTGA
- a CDS encoding Crp/Fnr family transcriptional regulator: MGRPASAGNRLLAALPLADLALLAPHLQKVSLEQDAVVIRAGDRRDHVYFPHSGAISFMLGLPNGETIATAVIGREGAIGALSVLGPSFMSSVTAVVRVGGTASQISVSRFHAAYMKSGAIRHVVEAHTRSILMQFQHVSACNGLHSVEARMARWLLHLHDRTEDNHILPLTQETLSQLLGVRRTTVTLVIAKLRALGAIRSARRGLVEIDRARLEEATCECYGIIRGATDRIVPHEAVGSHPHFASADTLHGV, from the coding sequence ATGGGACGTCCGGCGAGCGCCGGTAATCGTCTTCTCGCCGCGTTGCCGTTGGCCGACCTCGCGTTGCTCGCCCCTCATCTCCAGAAGGTGTCGCTTGAACAGGACGCCGTGGTGATACGAGCGGGAGATCGACGCGACCATGTTTACTTTCCCCATAGCGGTGCCATCTCCTTCATGCTCGGCCTTCCGAACGGAGAAACAATCGCAACTGCGGTAATCGGGCGCGAGGGAGCTATCGGCGCATTATCGGTGCTGGGACCCTCTTTCATGTCGTCCGTGACCGCGGTCGTGCGGGTGGGCGGCACCGCATCGCAAATCTCCGTGTCGCGGTTTCATGCAGCCTACATGAAGAGTGGCGCCATCAGACATGTGGTCGAGGCGCACACGAGGTCGATACTCATGCAGTTCCAGCACGTCTCAGCCTGCAACGGACTGCACTCGGTCGAGGCCCGCATGGCCCGGTGGCTGCTTCACCTGCACGATCGAACCGAGGACAACCACATCCTACCATTAACGCAGGAGACGCTTTCGCAGTTGCTCGGGGTCCGACGAACAACCGTGACGCTGGTGATTGCCAAACTCCGCGCCTTAGGTGCCATCAGATCCGCTCGGCGGGGCTTGGTCGAAATCGACAGGGCGCGGCTCGAGGAAGCAACCTGTGAATGCTACGGCATCATACGCGGTGCAACCGATCGGATCGTCCCGCATGAAGCCGTGGGGTCGCACCCGCATTTTGCGTCGGCCGACACACTCCACGGTGTATGA
- a CDS encoding FAD-dependent oxidoreductase: MSADITAGPAIGAASLAFPRHEQTFPSLAHHEIERMRRFGELRTYQHGETLFETGKVGPGMFVVLSGTVAITQRDGLGHVTPVVDQGVGQFLAEIGQLSGRVALVDGHAEGDVETLLIPPDQLRALLVAEAELGERIMRALILRRVSLIQGGVGGPVLIGPSSLGDTARLQNFLVRNGQPHHVLDPATDKDAADLVARYSPSRADLPLVVCPDGTVLRNPSETSLALAVGMITNQAHEKLYDVAVVGSGPAGLATAVYAASEGLSVAVFDARAFGGQAGASARIENYLGFPTGISGQALTGRAYTQAQKFGADMLIPVCVRSLDCSQRDRVFALATECGQSLRAKSIVVASGARYRRPEIENLEKFEGRGVWYWASPIEAKLCVGQDVVLVGGGNSAGQAAVFLSGHARKVYMIIRGGGLGASMSRYLIERIEAAPNIELVFNAEVVAVEGSEDGSLERVRWRSRLAPEQHHFDVRNLFLFVGADPATHWLNGCGVTLDRAGFVVTGAQSEQNLGRPVPTLETSVPGVFAVGDVRAGSVKRVGGAIGEGAQVVAALHGYLADAMKPSL; the protein is encoded by the coding sequence ATGAGTGCAGACATCACGGCCGGTCCGGCGATCGGCGCGGCTTCCCTTGCGTTTCCCCGTCACGAACAGACATTTCCGTCGCTCGCGCATCACGAAATCGAGCGGATGCGCCGGTTCGGGGAGCTTCGAACCTACCAGCACGGCGAAACCCTGTTCGAAACCGGCAAGGTCGGCCCCGGCATGTTCGTGGTGCTATCAGGCACGGTCGCGATCACGCAGCGCGATGGCCTCGGCCATGTTACCCCGGTCGTCGACCAGGGCGTGGGGCAGTTTCTGGCCGAGATCGGCCAACTCTCCGGCCGCGTCGCGCTGGTCGACGGCCATGCCGAGGGCGACGTCGAAACGCTGCTGATTCCGCCGGATCAATTGCGCGCGCTTCTGGTCGCGGAAGCCGAACTCGGCGAGCGCATCATGCGCGCGCTGATCCTGCGCCGGGTCAGCCTGATCCAGGGCGGTGTCGGCGGTCCGGTGCTGATCGGACCGAGCTCGCTCGGCGACACGGCGCGGCTGCAGAATTTCCTGGTGCGCAACGGCCAGCCGCACCACGTGCTCGATCCCGCAACCGACAAGGACGCCGCCGACCTCGTCGCGCGCTACTCGCCCTCGCGCGCCGATCTGCCGCTGGTGGTGTGCCCCGACGGCACCGTGCTGCGCAATCCGTCGGAGACGTCGCTGGCGCTGGCGGTGGGGATGATCACCAACCAGGCGCATGAGAAGCTCTACGACGTAGCCGTTGTCGGCAGCGGTCCCGCCGGTCTGGCCACCGCGGTCTATGCCGCGTCCGAAGGATTGTCGGTCGCGGTGTTCGATGCGCGGGCCTTCGGCGGCCAGGCCGGCGCCAGCGCGCGGATTGAAAACTATCTGGGATTTCCGACCGGCATTTCCGGGCAGGCGCTCACCGGCCGCGCCTACACCCAGGCGCAAAAATTCGGCGCGGACATGCTGATTCCGGTTTGTGTCAGGTCGCTGGATTGTTCGCAGCGCGACCGCGTGTTTGCGCTGGCGACCGAATGCGGGCAGTCGTTGCGCGCCAAATCCATCGTGGTGGCGAGCGGGGCGCGCTACCGGCGGCCCGAGATCGAGAATCTCGAGAAATTCGAAGGCCGCGGCGTCTGGTACTGGGCCTCGCCGATCGAGGCCAAGCTGTGCGTGGGCCAGGACGTCGTATTGGTCGGCGGCGGCAATTCCGCAGGCCAGGCCGCAGTGTTTCTGTCCGGCCATGCGCGCAAGGTCTACATGATCATCCGCGGCGGCGGGCTGGGGGCCAGCATGTCGCGCTATCTCATTGAGCGCATCGAAGCGGCGCCCAATATCGAACTGGTCTTCAACGCCGAGGTGGTTGCGGTCGAGGGCAGCGAGGATGGCTCGCTCGAACGCGTGCGCTGGAGGAGTCGGCTGGCGCCCGAACAGCACCATTTCGATGTCCGGAACCTGTTTCTGTTCGTCGGCGCCGATCCGGCGACCCATTGGCTGAACGGCTGCGGCGTGACGCTCGACCGCGCGGGCTTTGTGGTGACGGGCGCGCAGTCCGAGCAGAATCTCGGCCGTCCGGTGCCGACGCTGGAAACCTCGGTGCCCGGCGTATTCGCGGTCGGCGACGTGCGCGCCGGCTCGGTCAAGCGCGTGGGTGGCGCGATCGGCGAGGGCGCGCAGGTGGTGGCCGCGCTGCACGGCTATCTGGCCGATGCTATGAAGCCGTCGCTATGA
- a CDS encoding UBP-type zinc finger domain-containing protein: protein MQTVTPSALGCEECLKSGSQWLHLRICRTCGHVGCCDDSPNKHASAHFHATGHPVIEGYDPPEGWGWCYVDEVLFDLSHRKTPHNGPIPRYY, encoded by the coding sequence ATTCAAACGGTGACGCCGAGCGCGCTCGGCTGCGAGGAATGCCTGAAAAGCGGCAGCCAGTGGCTGCATCTGCGGATATGCCGCACCTGCGGCCATGTCGGCTGCTGCGACGATTCGCCGAACAAGCACGCGTCAGCGCACTTCCATGCCACCGGCCATCCCGTGATCGAAGGCTACGATCCGCCGGAAGGCTGGGGCTGGTGCTATGTCGACGAAGTGCTGTTCGACCTGTCGCACCGCAAGACGCCGCACAACGGTCCGATCCCGCGCTATTATTAG
- a CDS encoding alpha/beta hydrolase encodes MPTITTKDGVEIFYKDWGKGQPIVFSHGWPLSSDDWDTQMLFFLNNGFRVIAHDRRGHGRSSQVADGHDMDHYADDLAALTAHLDLKSAVHVGHSTGGGEVVHYIARHGESRVAKAAILSAVPPLMVQTPANPGGLPKSVFDDLQAQLAANRSEFYRALPSGPFYGYNRPGAKPSEAVIENWWRQGMMGGAKAHYDGIVAFSQTDFTEDLKKITVPVLVMHGDDDQIVPYEDSAPLSAKLLKNGTLKTYKGFPHGMPTTEAATINADLLAFIKG; translated from the coding sequence ATGCCCACCATCACGACCAAAGACGGCGTCGAGATCTTCTACAAGGACTGGGGCAAGGGCCAGCCCATCGTGTTCAGCCACGGCTGGCCGCTGTCTTCAGACGACTGGGACACGCAGATGCTGTTCTTCCTGAACAACGGTTTTCGGGTCATCGCGCATGACCGCCGCGGCCACGGCCGCTCCAGCCAGGTGGCCGACGGCCACGACATGGATCATTACGCCGACGACCTCGCCGCGCTGACGGCGCATCTCGATCTGAAGAGTGCCGTTCATGTCGGCCATTCCACCGGCGGCGGCGAGGTGGTGCATTATATCGCCCGCCACGGCGAGAGCCGGGTCGCGAAGGCGGCGATCCTCTCCGCCGTGCCGCCGCTGATGGTGCAGACGCCGGCCAATCCGGGCGGGTTGCCCAAATCGGTGTTCGACGACCTGCAGGCGCAGCTTGCCGCCAACCGCTCGGAATTCTACCGCGCGCTGCCGTCGGGTCCGTTCTATGGCTACAACCGGCCGGGCGCGAAACCCTCGGAAGCCGTGATCGAGAATTGGTGGCGACAGGGCATGATGGGCGGCGCCAAGGCGCATTACGACGGCATCGTCGCCTTCTCGCAGACCGACTTCACCGAAGATCTCAAGAAGATCACGGTGCCCGTGCTGGTGATGCATGGCGACGACGACCAGATCGTGCCGTATGAAGACTCCGCGCCGCTGTCGGCAAAGCTGCTCAAGAACGGCACGCTGAAGACCTACAAGGGCTTTCCGCACGGCATGCCCACCACGGAAGCCGCCACCATCAACGCCGACCTGCTGGCCTTCATCAAGGGATGA
- a CDS encoding epimerase has protein sequence MKVILFGATGMVGQGVLRECLVDAGIERVLAVGRSPAGVQHAKLHEVLHDNFTDFSAIESELAGYDACFFCLGVSSIGMDAERYRHLTYDVTMAAANTLVRLNPGMVFTYVTGRGTDSTEQGGVRWARVKGKTENDLLKLPFKAAYMFRPAGIQPLHGVRSKTGWVNAIYVVTAPLLSYLARTAPSYMTTSEQLGRAMIKVARDGYPKRVLESEDINAI, from the coding sequence ATGAAAGTCATCCTGTTCGGCGCCACCGGCATGGTCGGGCAGGGCGTCCTGCGCGAATGCCTCGTCGATGCCGGCATCGAGCGCGTGCTCGCGGTCGGGCGCAGCCCGGCCGGCGTGCAGCACGCCAAGCTGCATGAAGTCCTGCATGACAATTTCACGGATTTCTCCGCCATCGAATCGGAGCTTGCGGGATACGACGCCTGCTTCTTCTGCCTCGGCGTCTCCTCGATCGGCATGGACGCGGAGCGTTACCGGCATCTGACCTACGACGTCACCATGGCCGCCGCGAATACGCTGGTGCGGCTCAACCCCGGCATGGTGTTTACCTATGTCACCGGGCGCGGCACTGACTCCACCGAGCAGGGCGGGGTGAGGTGGGCGCGGGTCAAGGGCAAGACCGAGAACGATCTGCTCAAGCTGCCATTCAAGGCGGCCTACATGTTCCGGCCCGCCGGCATCCAGCCGCTGCATGGCGTCCGGTCGAAGACGGGCTGGGTAAATGCGATCTATGTCGTCACCGCGCCGCTGTTGTCGTATCTCGCCCGCACCGCGCCAAGCTACATGACCACCAGCGAACAGCTCGGCCGCGCCATGATCAAGGTGGCGCGGGATGGCTACCCGAAGCGGGTGCTGGAGAGCGAAGACATCAACGCGATTTAG
- the murA gene encoding UDP-N-acetylglucosamine 1-carboxyvinyltransferase gives MDRIRIVGGSKLNGTIAISGAKNAALPLMIAALLTEETLILDNVPRLADVAQLQRILGNHGVDIMSAGKRPGDRAYQGQTLHISAANIIDTTAPYDLVSRMRASFWVIAPLLARMHGAKVSLPGGCAIGTRPVDLLIMALEKLGADLTIDGGYVVAKAPGGLRGASIDFPKVTVSGTHVALMAATLAKGTTIITNAACEPEIADVADCLNKMGARISGAGTPRIVVEGVEKLHGARHTVLPDRIEAGTYAMAVAMTGGDVQLSGARPELLQSALDVLTEAGALITVNNDGIRVARNGAGIRPVTVSTAPFPGFPTDLQAQLMALMACASGSSQITETIFENRFMHVQELARFGARISLDGETATIDGTAKLRGAPVMATDLRASVSLVIAGLAAEGETMVNRIYHLDRGFERLEEKLSACGASIQRISD, from the coding sequence ATGGACCGCATTCGTATCGTTGGCGGCAGCAAGCTCAACGGCACCATCGCCATCTCGGGCGCGAAGAACGCCGCCCTGCCCCTGATGATCGCTGCCCTGCTCACGGAGGAAACGCTGATCCTCGACAACGTGCCGCGGCTCGCCGATGTCGCGCAGTTGCAGCGCATCCTCGGCAACCATGGCGTCGACATCATGTCCGCGGGCAAGCGGCCCGGCGACCGTGCCTATCAGGGCCAGACCCTGCACATTTCGGCCGCCAATATCATCGACACCACGGCGCCTTACGATCTGGTGTCGCGGATGCGCGCCAGCTTCTGGGTGATCGCGCCGCTGCTGGCGCGGATGCACGGGGCAAAAGTCTCGCTGCCGGGCGGCTGCGCCATCGGCACGCGACCGGTCGATCTCCTGATCATGGCGCTGGAAAAGCTCGGCGCCGACCTCACCATCGACGGCGGCTATGTGGTGGCCAAAGCGCCCGGCGGCCTGCGCGGCGCGAGCATCGATTTCCCCAAGGTGACGGTGAGCGGCACCCATGTAGCGCTGATGGCGGCAACGCTTGCGAAGGGCACGACCATCATCACCAACGCCGCCTGCGAGCCCGAAATCGCCGACGTCGCCGATTGCCTGAACAAGATGGGCGCGCGCATCAGCGGCGCGGGCACGCCGCGGATCGTGGTCGAGGGCGTCGAGAAGCTGCATGGCGCGCGGCATACCGTATTGCCGGATCGAATCGAGGCCGGAACCTATGCGATGGCGGTCGCCATGACCGGCGGCGACGTGCAGCTTTCCGGTGCCCGACCGGAGCTGCTGCAGTCGGCGCTCGACGTGCTGACAGAGGCGGGCGCCCTCATCACCGTCAACAATGACGGTATCCGGGTTGCCAGGAACGGCGCCGGGATCCGGCCGGTGACGGTGTCGACCGCGCCGTTCCCGGGCTTTCCGACCGACCTGCAGGCGCAATTGATGGCGCTGATGGCCTGCGCCAGCGGTTCCTCGCAGATCACCGAGACGATTTTCGAGAACCGGTTCATGCATGTCCAGGAACTGGCGCGGTTCGGCGCGCGTATATCCCTCGATGGCGAGACCGCGACCATCGACGGCACCGCAAAACTGCGCGGCGCACCCGTGATGGCGACGGACCTGCGCGCCTCGGTGTCGCTGGTGATCGCAGGGCTTGCCGCCGAGGGCGAAACCATGGTCAACCGGATCTATCATCTGGACCGCGGTTTCGAACGGCTCGAGGAAAAGCTCTCGGCCTGCGGCGCGTCGATCCAGCGCATCAGCGATTAG
- a CDS encoding DUF2948 family protein gives MPAPEQLKLIALDADDLAVISAHVQDARVQASDIVWRQDEKRLVVGIDRLDWEQTLSGGTEPRRSIAALRFDRVLACKSRNIDLAQPKAVLELVGIEFHPGEAPGGSALLLFSHGEALRLDVECLECELTDLGTDDLGTSDLAIAPEG, from the coding sequence ATGCCGGCGCCCGAACAGCTCAAATTGATTGCGCTCGACGCCGACGATCTCGCGGTCATATCGGCCCATGTGCAGGACGCCCGTGTCCAGGCGTCCGACATCGTCTGGCGGCAGGACGAAAAGCGGCTGGTGGTCGGCATCGACCGGCTGGACTGGGAGCAGACACTGTCGGGCGGAACCGAGCCGCGCCGTTCGATCGCGGCGCTGCGCTTCGACCGCGTTCTGGCCTGCAAGTCGCGCAACATCGATCTGGCGCAGCCCAAGGCGGTGCTGGAACTGGTCGGGATCGAATTCCATCCCGGCGAGGCCCCCGGCGGCAGCGCGCTTCTCTTGTTCAGCCATGGCGAGGCGCTGCGGCTGGACGTCGAATGCCTGGAATGCGAGCTGACCGACCTCGGCACCGACGATCTCGGCACCAGCGACCTCGCCATCGCGCCGGAGGGGTGA
- the hisD gene encoding histidinol dehydrogenase: MPVRLDTSSADFEPRFKQFLAAKREVSADVERATRAIVDDVAARGDAALLEATRKFDRLDIAASGLRVTAAEIDSAVGACDTATVDALKFARDRIEAFHQRQLPKDERFTDALGVELGWRWSAVDAVGLYVPGGTAAYPSSVLMNAVPARVAGVPRVVMVVPSPDAKLNPLVLAAAQLGGVSEIYRVGGAQAVAALAYGTATIAPVAKIVGPGNAYVAAAKRQVFGKVGIDMIAGPSEVLVIADDTGNAGWIAADLLAQAEHDASAQSILITDSARLAAEVESAVESQLKTLPRAEIARASWNDFGAIIMVSHLDQAVELANAIAAEHLEIMTADAEGLSAKVRNAGAIFLGPHTPEAIGDYVGGSNHVLPTARSARFSSGLGVLDFMKRTSILKCGPDQLRALGPAAMTLGKAEGLDAHSRSVGLRLNLP, from the coding sequence ATGCCCGTTCGCCTGGATACCAGCAGCGCCGATTTCGAGCCACGCTTCAAGCAATTCCTCGCCGCCAAACGCGAGGTTTCGGCCGATGTCGAGCGCGCCACCCGCGCCATTGTCGATGACGTGGCCGCGCGCGGTGACGCCGCCCTGCTCGAGGCGACCAGGAAATTCGACCGGCTCGACATCGCGGCCTCCGGCCTGCGCGTGACCGCGGCCGAGATCGATTCCGCGGTCGGGGCTTGCGACACCGCGACCGTCGATGCCCTGAAATTCGCCCGTGACCGGATAGAGGCATTTCACCAGCGGCAATTGCCGAAGGACGAGCGCTTCACCGATGCGCTGGGCGTCGAGCTCGGCTGGCGCTGGAGCGCGGTCGATGCGGTCGGCCTCTATGTGCCCGGCGGCACCGCCGCCTATCCGTCGTCGGTGCTGATGAATGCCGTTCCGGCCCGGGTCGCCGGCGTGCCGCGGGTCGTCATGGTGGTGCCGTCGCCGGACGCCAAGCTCAATCCGCTGGTGCTGGCGGCCGCACAGCTTGGCGGCGTGTCCGAAATCTACCGCGTCGGCGGCGCGCAGGCGGTGGCGGCACTCGCCTACGGCACGGCGACGATCGCGCCGGTGGCGAAAATCGTCGGCCCGGGCAATGCCTATGTCGCCGCCGCCAAGCGGCAGGTGTTCGGCAAGGTCGGCATCGACATGATCGCAGGTCCCTCGGAAGTGCTCGTCATCGCCGACGACACCGGCAATGCCGGCTGGATCGCCGCCGATCTGTTGGCGCAGGCCGAGCATGATGCGAGCGCGCAGTCGATCCTGATCACGGACAGCGCCCGGCTTGCCGCCGAGGTCGAAAGCGCGGTGGAGTCCCAGCTCAAAACACTGCCCCGCGCCGAGATCGCGCGGGCCTCGTGGAACGATTTCGGCGCCATCATCATGGTCAGCCACCTCGACCAGGCGGTCGAACTCGCCAACGCCATCGCCGCCGAACATCTGGAAATCATGACCGCGGATGCGGAAGGCTTGTCGGCAAAAGTCCGCAACGCCGGCGCGATCTTTCTTGGGCCCCATACGCCGGAAGCGATCGGCGATTACGTCGGCGGCTCCAATCACGTGCTGCCGACGGCGCGTTCGGCGCGGTTTTCGTCGGGGCTCGGCGTGCTAGACTTCATGAAGCGCACTTCGATTCTCAAATGCGGGCCGGACCAGTTGCGCGCGCTGGGGCCTGCCGCGATGACCTTGGGCAAGGCCGAGGGTTTGGACGCCCATTCACGCTCCGTCGGATTGCGCCTCAATTTGCCATGA